The Paenibacillus macerans genome includes a window with the following:
- a CDS encoding GntR family transcriptional regulator, with product MDILLSHSSGEPIYLQIVRQIRESILQGKLPPGTALPSIRQLAKDLQISVITTKRAYNELEQEGLIDSVVGKGSFVAGGNQEFIREQRLRALENKLREVLEECRSIPVSMEELIEWMKLLDSEGGAKK from the coding sequence ATGGATATTTTGCTATCCCATTCTTCGGGCGAACCGATTTACTTGCAGATCGTCCGGCAAATCCGGGAGAGCATCCTGCAGGGGAAGCTTCCCCCCGGTACGGCGCTTCCTTCCATACGCCAGTTGGCCAAAGATTTGCAAATCAGCGTCATCACGACGAAAAGGGCCTATAACGAGCTGGAGCAGGAGGGCCTCATCGATTCCGTGGTGGGAAAAGGCTCCTTCGTTGCCGGCGGAAATCAGGAATTTATCCGCGAACAGCGGCTGAGAGCGCTTGAGAACAAGCTGAGGGAGGTCCTGGAGGAATGCCGCAGCATACCGGTGAGCATGGAGGAACTGATCGAATGGATGAAGCTTTTGGACAGCGAAGGAGGAGCAAAGAAATGA
- a CDS encoding ABC transporter ATP-binding protein has translation MNAIQVDGFSKRYGSFALSDVSFGVPKGYITGLIGPNGAGKSTLIKAVMGMVLPDQGKISVLGETAGSEHAGYKQHVGYISDENIFYDYLTMEQMKRIVAPFYPGWDEDVFERYMDRFELPKRKKIKDCSKGMKMKYAIALALSHHPALLIMDEPTAGLDPVFRRELLDLLAEYILSGENTVLFSTHLTADLDRVADYVTFLNRGSIVFSDTKDDVLERYVLVKGSRGLLDADVRRALIGVRETEVGFEGLAPDREQARELFGGEVLYDRPTLEEIMYFTVKGGKANV, from the coding sequence ATGAACGCGATACAGGTTGATGGATTTTCGAAACGGTACGGAAGCTTTGCATTATCGGACGTGAGCTTCGGAGTGCCGAAAGGCTACATTACCGGGCTGATCGGTCCCAACGGAGCCGGAAAAAGCACGCTGATCAAAGCGGTCATGGGCATGGTGCTGCCGGATCAGGGCAAAATTTCGGTGCTCGGTGAAACGGCGGGTTCGGAGCATGCCGGGTACAAGCAGCATGTCGGCTATATATCAGACGAAAATATTTTTTATGATTATTTGACGATGGAGCAAATGAAGCGGATCGTTGCCCCGTTTTATCCCGGCTGGGACGAGGACGTTTTCGAGCGGTACATGGACCGGTTCGAACTGCCGAAACGCAAGAAGATCAAGGATTGCTCCAAGGGGATGAAAATGAAGTATGCGATCGCGCTCGCTTTGTCGCATCATCCGGCGCTGCTTATTATGGACGAACCGACGGCGGGGCTCGATCCCGTTTTCCGGCGCGAGCTGCTGGATTTGCTTGCGGAGTATATCTTGAGCGGGGAGAATACGGTTTTGTTCTCCACGCATTTAACGGCCGATCTCGATCGGGTGGCGGACTACGTTACCTTTTTGAACCGCGGGAGCATCGTATTTTCCGATACAAAGGACGATGTGCTTGAGCGGTATGTGCTCGTCAAAGGCAGCCGCGGCTTGCTCGATGCCGATGTGCGCCGGGCCCTGATCGGGGTGCGGGAGACGGAGGTTGGATTCGAAGGCTTGGCGCCGGATCGTGAACAAGCCCGCGAGCTGTTCGGCGGCGAGGTGCTGTACGACCGGCCTACGCTGGAAGAAATCATGTATTTTACGGTGAAGGGTGGAAAAGCAAATGTCTAG
- a CDS encoding ABC-2 transporter permease codes for MSSIVRLLHKDLLLMKRYIGVLAVYAIVFSGFIQANNSFLYGMLPGMVLILTLSADMQLPVQQFLVNLPVRRSLLVLSKYASAFIFMLAAFLLSVVLDKGAAVLQGGSVSWEPSYLLGVFALQILVMSVYIPLYFWLGPKGAQFLNIAMMIFFFGVSFTVYNVLGSERAMGMIARIGAHPYVAGLMGIGVAALAVFVSYKVSCLIFAKRDL; via the coding sequence ATGTCTAGCATCGTTCGATTGCTGCACAAGGATCTATTGCTGATGAAGCGTTATATCGGAGTGTTGGCGGTTTATGCCATCGTGTTCTCCGGTTTTATTCAGGCGAACAATTCGTTTTTGTACGGAATGCTGCCGGGGATGGTGCTGATTTTGACGCTTAGCGCCGACATGCAGCTGCCGGTTCAGCAGTTTCTGGTCAACCTGCCGGTGCGCCGCAGCCTGCTCGTTTTGTCCAAATATGCCTCCGCGTTTATTTTCATGCTGGCGGCGTTCCTCTTGAGCGTTGTGCTGGATAAAGGAGCCGCTGTGCTGCAGGGAGGTTCGGTTAGCTGGGAGCCTTCATATTTGCTCGGCGTGTTTGCACTCCAGATTCTGGTCATGTCTGTTTATATTCCGCTTTATTTTTGGCTTGGTCCGAAAGGGGCCCAATTTTTGAACATCGCCATGATGATCTTCTTTTTTGGAGTCAGCTTTACCGTGTACAACGTACTGGGCAGCGAAAGAGCGATGGGGATGATCGCCCGGATCGGAGCGCACCCCTATGTCGCCGGCCTGATGGGGATCGGCGTTGCGGCGCTTGCCGTATTCGTTTCCTATAAAGTATCGTGTCTGATTTTCGCAAAACGGGACCTCTAA
- a CDS encoding SDR family oxidoreductase, whose translation MEGHQTNKRGRFEGKTAIVTGAGSGIGKAAAVKLAAEGAKVALFDLLDERTGQAEREINGLHAGAARAFDVDVADPARMEKAVREAAGHFGGIDIVFANAGINGRLAPVEDFSFEEWEKTLSVNLNGTFLTVKNAVPYLKQRGGGSIIITSSINGNYKFSGFGMSAYSTTKAGQVAFAKMLALELAKFKIRVNAICPGAIATNIDASTEKSKELQEIIIPVKYPEGSQPLSDGPGQPENVADLVAFLASDEAIHITGAQIVIDGAESLL comes from the coding sequence ATGGAAGGACATCAAACAAACAAGCGCGGGCGTTTTGAGGGAAAAACGGCGATCGTGACCGGAGCCGGCTCCGGCATCGGCAAAGCGGCGGCCGTTAAATTGGCTGCCGAAGGCGCGAAGGTGGCGCTGTTCGATCTGCTGGATGAACGGACCGGGCAGGCGGAGCGGGAAATCAACGGCCTCCACGCCGGGGCGGCCCGGGCCTTCGATGTGGATGTGGCCGATCCGGCGCGTATGGAGAAGGCGGTCCGCGAGGCGGCCGGGCATTTTGGGGGCATCGATATCGTCTTCGCAAACGCCGGCATTAACGGGAGACTGGCCCCGGTGGAGGATTTTAGCTTTGAAGAATGGGAAAAAACGCTCAGCGTCAACTTGAACGGCACTTTTTTGACGGTAAAAAACGCGGTCCCGTATTTGAAGCAGCGCGGCGGCGGCAGCATTATCATCACAAGTTCCATTAACGGCAACTATAAATTTTCCGGTTTCGGCATGTCGGCATACAGCACCACCAAGGCCGGGCAGGTCGCTTTTGCCAAAATGCTCGCCCTGGAGCTTGCCAAGTTCAAAATCCGTGTCAATGCGATTTGCCCTGGAGCGATCGCCACGAATATCGACGCTTCCACGGAAAAAAGCAAGGAGCTGCAGGAAATCATCATTCCGGTCAAATATCCTGAAGGCTCGCAGCCGCTATCCGATGGGCCGGGGCAGCCGGAGAACGTCGCCGATTTGGTCGCTTTTTTGGCCTCCGACGAAGCGATTCACATCACCGGCGCCCAAATCGTCATCGACGGCGCGGAATCGCTGCTGTAG
- a CDS encoding DUF1992 domain-containing protein produces the protein MLSWLAEQKIAEAMARGEFDHLPGNGRPLQIEDLSSVPEDLRMAYKLLKNAGCVPEELNLHGECLRLADLIAACQDEEEKRELKKKLSEQQLRLNMLAEQRGLTHSPAFRQYEDAIRRKLE, from the coding sequence ATGTTGTCTTGGCTCGCTGAGCAAAAAATAGCCGAAGCGATGGCGCGCGGGGAATTCGATCATCTGCCCGGGAACGGGCGGCCGCTGCAAATTGAGGATTTGTCGTCCGTTCCCGAAGATTTGCGGATGGCCTACAAATTGCTGAAAAACGCCGGCTGCGTTCCGGAAGAATTAAACCTGCACGGCGAATGCCTGCGGTTGGCCGATTTGATCGCGGCCTGTCAGGATGAGGAAGAGAAGCGGGAGCTGAAGAAAAAGCTGTCAGAGCAGCAGCTGCGGCTGAACATGCTGGCGGAACAGCGGGGGCTGACACACAGTCCGGCGTTCCGCCAGTATGAAGATGCGATCCGCCGGAAGCTGGAGTAA
- the gluQRS gene encoding tRNA glutamyl-Q(34) synthetase GluQRS — MRRGRFAPTPSGDMHLGNAKMALLSWLQMRAAGGAFVLRIEDIDIQRSKPEITERIIADLRWLGLDWDEGPGADGPYGPYWQSRRTAMYEEALAKLDQDGRLYPCYCSRAELLAVAGAPHGLSSEGAPYPGTCRHLTPAERRIKAQAKSPSLRFALGGEGVAFVDGIAGPQSFPPGSGGDFVVRRADGLFSYQLAVTVDDCLMGITDVLRGDDLLDSTPRQLHLYAALGWTPPAFAHAPLILGEDGRRLAKRHGNLGIGALRQAGTRPETVIGWLAYISGLTDRPEPAAAGDLVREFRLDNISREPFILTEAMVRKLLP; from the coding sequence ATGAGACGCGGACGCTTTGCGCCGACGCCTTCCGGCGACATGCATCTGGGCAACGCCAAAATGGCGCTTTTGTCGTGGCTGCAAATGCGGGCGGCCGGAGGAGCGTTTGTGCTGCGGATTGAAGATATCGACATCCAGCGCTCAAAACCGGAAATTACCGAACGGATTATCGCCGATCTTCGCTGGCTTGGCCTGGATTGGGACGAGGGCCCCGGTGCGGACGGTCCGTACGGCCCGTATTGGCAAAGCCGCAGGACGGCGATGTACGAGGAGGCTTTGGCCAAGCTGGACCAAGACGGCCGCTTGTATCCGTGCTATTGCAGCCGCGCGGAGCTGCTGGCCGTGGCCGGCGCGCCGCACGGGTTAAGCTCGGAAGGCGCGCCGTACCCCGGGACGTGCCGCCATTTAACTCCAGCGGAACGCCGGATCAAAGCGCAGGCGAAATCGCCTTCGCTTCGTTTCGCGCTGGGCGGCGAAGGCGTCGCCTTCGTGGACGGCATCGCCGGGCCGCAGTCGTTCCCGCCGGGCAGCGGCGGCGACTTTGTGGTGCGGCGGGCGGACGGGCTATTCTCGTACCAGCTAGCCGTCACCGTCGATGATTGCCTGATGGGCATCACCGACGTGCTGCGCGGCGACGACTTGCTGGACTCCACGCCCCGCCAGCTCCACTTGTACGCCGCGCTCGGATGGACGCCGCCCGCCTTCGCCCACGCCCCGCTCATCCTTGGCGAAGACGGACGGCGGCTGGCCAAGCGGCACGGCAACCTCGGCATCGGCGCGCTGCGCCAGGCGGGTACGCGGCCGGAGACCGTCATCGGCTGGCTGGCGTACATCAGCGGCCTGACCGATCGGCCGGAACCCGCCGCCGCGGGCGATTTGGTCCGCGAGTTCCGGCTGGACAACATCTCCCGCGAGCCGTTTATTCTAACGGAGGCGATGGTGCGTAAGCTGCTGCCATAA
- a CDS encoding hemolysin family protein → MSVYGTDLIKLAVIFALIPLTALFVVAESSLRALRPGRVNALRREGRKNAAALKNLADRMDQALSTCQLAITAISLTLGWLGQPAVRRLLRPLFLYIGLSEPVESFFSFLIAFIVITYLHVVLGGLVPQVLASQKGESFALAASRPLLWFATLLSPMIWLLNRSSRWIVSLLGLKPPAEWNEAHSVEELRALLSQSLESGQIGTNEFSFVSRIFAFDDKLAKDIMVPRTDMVCLHAGKSREENLQIIKEEQYTRYPVIRENKDDIVGMINTKTLFLSDEETFRGSLDSLVRPVMTVSENIPLPKLLKKMQKERSHIAVLIDEYGGTSGMVTIEDILEEIVGDIRDEFDAEEEQEITEVAANHLIVDGKVSVSLINELLLTDLEEEETDTIGGWVYGQNMDIEEGTELTHGDLRFKVLEREESRIRKIEIERIEIPVLPEEAPQERL, encoded by the coding sequence ATGAGTGTGTACGGAACCGATCTGATCAAACTGGCGGTTATCTTTGCATTGATCCCGCTCACCGCCTTGTTCGTGGTTGCCGAATCTTCGCTTCGCGCGCTCCGCCCGGGTCGGGTGAACGCGCTGAGGCGAGAAGGCCGCAAAAACGCAGCCGCGTTAAAAAATCTGGCCGACCGCATGGATCAAGCGCTGTCGACCTGCCAGCTCGCCATCACGGCGATCTCCTTAACGCTTGGCTGGCTGGGACAACCCGCCGTTCGCCGGCTGCTGCGGCCGCTGTTTTTATATATCGGCTTGTCCGAGCCGGTAGAATCGTTTTTTTCCTTTCTGATCGCTTTTATTGTCATCACGTATTTGCATGTCGTGCTGGGCGGACTGGTGCCGCAGGTGCTTGCCTCCCAAAAGGGGGAGTCGTTCGCCCTGGCCGCATCCCGGCCGCTCCTCTGGTTCGCGACGCTGCTCTCTCCAATGATTTGGCTGCTTAACCGCTCTTCCCGCTGGATCGTTTCACTGCTTGGCCTTAAGCCGCCCGCGGAATGGAACGAAGCGCACAGTGTGGAAGAACTGCGGGCCCTGCTCAGCCAAAGCCTGGAAAGCGGACAAATCGGCACCAACGAATTCAGTTTTGTTAGCCGCATATTCGCGTTTGACGATAAGCTCGCCAAAGACATCATGGTGCCGCGGACCGACATGGTTTGTCTGCACGCCGGCAAATCGCGGGAGGAAAACCTGCAGATCATTAAGGAAGAGCAGTATACCCGCTACCCCGTGATCCGGGAAAACAAGGACGATATCGTCGGAATGATCAACACGAAGACGCTGTTTTTGTCCGATGAGGAGACGTTTCGGGGTTCCCTGGACTCGCTTGTCCGGCCCGTGATGACGGTATCGGAAAATATTCCGCTGCCCAAGCTGCTGAAAAAAATGCAGAAGGAGCGCTCCCACATCGCGGTCTTGATCGACGAATACGGCGGAACATCCGGAATGGTGACGATTGAGGACATTTTGGAGGAAATCGTCGGCGACATCCGCGACGAATTCGATGCCGAGGAAGAGCAGGAAATTACCGAAGTTGCGGCGAATCATCTCATTGTGGACGGCAAAGTGTCCGTCTCGCTGATTAACGAACTGCTGCTGACCGACCTGGAGGAAGAGGAAACCGATACGATCGGCGGATGGGTTTACGGGCAAAACATGGACATCGAGGAAGGAACGGAACTTACGCACGGCGATCTCCGTTTTAAGGTGCTGGAACGGGAAGAAAGCCGGATCCGGAAGATCGAAATCGAAAGGATCGAGATTCCCGTGCTTCCGGAAGAAGCTCCCCAGGAACGATTGTAA
- the hrpB gene encoding ATP-dependent helicase HrpB, translated as MTKLSEPKPMPIDEAIPALKDSLRKAGAAVLLAEPGAGKTTRAPLALLSEPWLEGQSVILLEPRRLAARSAAVYMAAQLGERVGETVGYRMRGESRVSRKTRITVVTEGILTRLLQQDPALLGTGLIIFDEFHERSLHADLGLALALQSRELLRDDLRLLIMSATLDAEPVARLLGDAPVVQSRGRMYPVETLYLPQAPAAKEPLETVVERAVRRALAAHDGSLLVFLPGAREISRVESLLAGSPLPEGVLLTPLYGALPQEAQRRAIEPAPAGRRKVVLATSIAESSLTVDGVTVVIDSGLRRTTLFSPRTGMNRLVTVRAARDSADQRRGRAGRTAPGVCYRLWSEAEDRALPARTPPEILEADLAPLALELAAWGAGSPDELAWLDAPPPAPYASAVLLLQQLGALDAAGRITGHGRQMAALGLHPRLAHMLLRARELGLAEPACALAALLEERDLLKGAAGRDGDLRRRLALVLDAAKGARGAGSALEADPAALQRVQQLRRQWEARLLELDQPANEAAAEGLAAPPSAQAPAPGTLPPQTPPTQAPPAQTPPAQALSTQAPTAPQPRADLDPQQPDRYCGLLVSFAYPDRIAMRRPDGRYLLRSGRGAVLPMKESLGAAAFLAIADVDDEGAEGRILLAAPLDETDLYRYYGKEIAEERSAAWDDASGAVRARIRQTFGAIVLKEQPDPQPGPEQITRALLDAVIVKGVGILPWTDRARMLQERLLFLHRLDERWPDVSDETLAATAESWLAPYLSGVRKRSDLQALSLYGILENLLDWPLRQVLNAEAPTHLLVPSGSKIQVHYDGPQAPYAAVRLQEVFGMMETPRIGFGRVAITLHLLSPASRPVQVTADLRSFWETTYFEVKKDLKGRYPKHYWPDDPMEATATRKVRPDGQR; from the coding sequence ATGACGAAGCTGTCTGAACCTAAACCGATGCCTATAGATGAAGCGATTCCCGCGTTAAAAGACAGCCTGCGTAAGGCAGGCGCCGCCGTTCTGCTGGCCGAGCCCGGAGCGGGGAAAACGACGCGCGCGCCGTTGGCGCTGTTAAGCGAGCCGTGGCTGGAAGGCCAGAGCGTCATTTTGCTGGAACCGCGCCGTCTCGCGGCCCGTTCCGCCGCCGTGTATATGGCCGCGCAGTTGGGCGAACGGGTCGGCGAAACGGTGGGCTACCGGATGCGCGGGGAGAGCCGCGTGTCGCGCAAAACGCGGATTACCGTTGTGACGGAAGGGATTTTGACCCGGCTGCTGCAGCAGGACCCGGCGCTGCTGGGGACGGGACTCATCATTTTTGACGAATTCCACGAGCGCAGCCTGCACGCCGATTTGGGGCTGGCGCTGGCGCTGCAGAGCCGCGAGCTGCTGCGCGATGATTTGCGGCTTCTGATCATGTCGGCGACGCTGGACGCGGAGCCGGTCGCCCGGCTGCTTGGGGATGCGCCGGTCGTTCAAAGCCGCGGCCGCATGTATCCGGTGGAGACATTATACCTTCCGCAAGCGCCAGCCGCGAAAGAACCGCTCGAAACCGTGGTGGAGCGGGCGGTGCGCCGCGCTTTGGCGGCGCATGACGGCAGCCTGCTCGTGTTTTTGCCCGGGGCCCGGGAGATCAGCCGCGTCGAGTCGCTGCTTGCGGGATCGCCGCTGCCCGAGGGCGTGCTGCTCACGCCGCTTTATGGGGCGCTGCCGCAGGAGGCGCAGCGGCGGGCGATCGAGCCGGCGCCGGCGGGCCGGCGCAAGGTGGTGCTGGCCACGTCGATCGCCGAATCGAGCTTGACCGTGGACGGCGTGACGGTCGTCATCGACAGCGGCCTCCGGCGCACCACCTTGTTTTCCCCGCGGACCGGGATGAACCGTCTGGTGACGGTCCGCGCCGCCCGCGATTCCGCCGACCAGCGGCGGGGCCGCGCCGGGCGAACCGCGCCCGGCGTATGCTACCGCCTCTGGAGCGAGGCGGAAGACCGCGCGCTGCCCGCGCGCACGCCGCCGGAGATCCTCGAGGCGGACCTGGCGCCGCTCGCGCTGGAGCTGGCGGCGTGGGGCGCCGGCTCGCCGGACGAGCTGGCTTGGCTCGACGCGCCGCCGCCAGCGCCTTACGCCAGCGCCGTCCTGCTCCTGCAGCAGCTCGGCGCGCTGGATGCGGCCGGCCGCATCACCGGGCACGGCCGGCAGATGGCCGCGCTCGGGCTGCACCCGCGGCTGGCGCATATGCTGCTGCGGGCGCGCGAGCTAGGCCTGGCCGAGCCGGCCTGCGCCCTGGCCGCGCTGCTCGAAGAGCGCGACCTGCTCAAAGGCGCCGCCGGCCGGGACGGCGACCTGCGCCGCCGGCTCGCGCTGGTGCTGGACGCGGCCAAGGGTGCGCGCGGGGCCGGCTCGGCGCTCGAGGCGGACCCGGCCGCCCTGCAGCGCGTCCAGCAGCTCCGCCGCCAATGGGAGGCGCGGCTGCTGGAGCTGGATCAGCCGGCCAACGAAGCTGCCGCTGAAGGCTTGGCCGCGCCGCCGTCCGCCCAGGCGCCGGCGCCCGGGACGCTTCCGCCCCAAACGCCGCCGACTCAAGCGCCGCCAGCCCAAACGCCGCCGGCCCAGGCGCTGTCTACCCAAGCGCCCACGGCTCCTCAGCCGCGCGCCGATCTTGACCCGCAGCAGCCGGACCGGTATTGCGGCCTGCTGGTCTCTTTCGCTTACCCGGACCGCATCGCCATGCGCCGCCCGGACGGGCGGTATTTGCTGCGAAGCGGGCGCGGCGCGGTTTTACCGATGAAAGAGTCCCTCGGGGCCGCGGCTTTTCTGGCCATCGCCGATGTCGACGACGAGGGGGCGGAAGGGCGGATTCTTTTGGCTGCTCCGCTCGACGAAACGGACCTGTATCGTTATTACGGCAAAGAGATTGCCGAGGAGCGCAGCGCGGCTTGGGACGACGCTTCCGGTGCGGTGCGAGCCCGAATCCGCCAAACGTTCGGCGCGATCGTCCTGAAGGAGCAGCCGGATCCGCAACCGGGTCCCGAGCAGATTACCCGCGCCCTGTTGGATGCAGTTATCGTCAAGGGCGTGGGCATCCTGCCGTGGACGGACAGGGCGCGAATGCTGCAAGAGCGGCTGCTGTTCTTGCACCGCTTGGATGAGCGATGGCCGGACGTTTCTGACGAGACGCTGGCGGCGACGGCAGAATCGTGGCTGGCTCCGTATTTGTCCGGCGTGCGCAAGCGTTCCGATTTGCAAGCTTTATCGTTGTACGGCATCCTGGAGAACCTGTTGGACTGGCCGTTGCGGCAAGTGCTGAACGCCGAGGCGCCAACGCACTTGCTAGTCCCGAGCGGCTCCAAAATCCAAGTTCACTACGATGGGCCACAGGCCCCGTATGCTGCAGTACGCCTGCAGGAGGTATTCGGGATGATGGAGACCCCGCGAATCGGCTTCGGCCGGGTGGCGATCACCCTGCATCTGCTGTCGCCAGCAAGTCGGCCGGTTCAGGTGACCGCGGATTTGCGCAGCTTTTGGGAGACGACCTATTTCGAGGTCAAAAAAGACCTCAAAGGCCGTTACCCCAAGCATTATTGGCCGGATGATCCCATGGAGGCGACGGCTACCCGCAAGGTGCGTCCGGACGGGCAACGATAG
- a CDS encoding glycosyltransferase, with translation MENQLLPGIVVLNRNYFPDSEMSAYKVGATHFALEIIKCLNENGSLLGIILYKRDETLSEPAIKNETLNGYNTITLFFNFRMNDESVMEAIDRAIVMLYRSETDNLIVYYHTDTIIQYHPKHIPACLTHHGPFVEDFIENYSLIEAYKAFESNEKVHHMLEQQKRGLTTLLSNENIFVLQHSNMQSRFLRNKGIRQDLIKAIIPPIIPITVSEVNLGEKLQYFLKNISENELILTSNAARIDYFKNMDLLIHSALELTKKNIPVKVIITGGSKVDEHKREALYKLIPENLRYRFMFTEKLSKLELYALFKIMKRKGIFVFTSRYETLGITPLEAVLSGVCTIMPDSDLVEASRFFPQKYKFSPSLEMLVDKLNELYFSKDYKTNEVNNYVGSIISEENFKKSFINMWSEITTIVNEKKYSKSASCK, from the coding sequence ATGGAAAATCAATTGTTGCCTGGAATTGTTGTTTTGAATAGAAATTATTTTCCTGATTCCGAAATGAGTGCTTATAAAGTAGGTGCTACTCATTTTGCGCTTGAAATAATAAAGTGTCTAAATGAGAATGGTTCTTTACTAGGAATTATATTATATAAGCGAGATGAAACATTATCAGAACCAGCAATTAAAAACGAAACTCTAAACGGTTACAATACAATAACATTATTCTTTAATTTTAGAATGAATGACGAGAGTGTTATGGAAGCCATAGACAGGGCTATTGTCATGTTATACAGAAGTGAAACGGATAATCTGATTGTCTATTACCATACAGATACAATTATACAGTACCATCCTAAACATATTCCCGCTTGCTTAACTCATCATGGACCTTTTGTTGAAGATTTTATTGAAAATTATTCGTTAATCGAGGCTTATAAGGCATTTGAAAGTAACGAAAAGGTGCATCATATGTTAGAACAGCAAAAACGAGGTTTGACTACGTTGCTAAGCAATGAAAATATCTTTGTTTTACAGCATTCAAATATGCAAAGCAGGTTCTTAAGAAATAAAGGAATTAGGCAAGATTTAATTAAGGCGATTATTCCTCCAATCATTCCGATAACTGTAAGTGAAGTTAATTTAGGTGAAAAGTTACAATATTTTTTGAAGAACATTTCTGAAAATGAATTAATATTAACATCGAATGCTGCAAGGATTGATTACTTTAAAAATATGGATTTATTAATACACTCGGCTTTAGAATTAACAAAAAAGAATATTCCGGTAAAAGTAATCATAACAGGAGGATCAAAGGTTGATGAGCATAAAAGAGAAGCTCTTTATAAACTGATACCAGAGAATCTTAGATATAGATTTATGTTTACTGAAAAATTGTCAAAACTTGAACTTTATGCGCTCTTTAAAATAATGAAAAGAAAGGGGATTTTCGTATTTACTTCTAGATATGAAACACTTGGAATAACACCATTAGAAGCTGTCTTAAGTGGTGTATGCACTATTATGCCGGATTCAGATCTGGTGGAAGCATCCAGATTTTTTCCGCAAAAATATAAATTTTCTCCCTCGCTTGAAATGCTTGTAGATAAACTTAATGAGTTATATTTCAGTAAGGACTATAAAACAAATGAAGTGAACAATTATGTTGGTAGCATTATTTCTGAAGAGAATTTTAAAAAAAGTTTTATAAATATGTGGAGTGAAATAACTACTATAGTAAATGAAAAAAAGTATTCAAAAAGTGCTTCCTGTAAATAA
- a CDS encoding sensor histidine kinase: protein MSYKITKWMILIVPTLVVGIWEYVRHQFLMPYLSMELGNILTPFILFGVCVPLLHRWFSYLEQMQEELQRERALKARLEQREQLARELHDGIAQSLFLLSVKVDRAERQQAEAGQAYDWHELRKTIHEVNRYVREAISDLRVPPDSRLSESGTADFPGLIRQMAEERQLGLSMDWRLNEKDWSPRTRMELLACIREAIVNAGKHGGVQEVCVTGTGDARRFRVSVMDEGTGFQADKPQAKGRYGLQIIRERAEAMGWTLQVTSRPGKTTVEIAGGDGLDEGTRTGRR from the coding sequence ATGTCATATAAAATCACGAAATGGATGATCCTAATAGTTCCGACGCTTGTCGTCGGTATATGGGAATATGTGCGCCATCAATTTTTGATGCCTTATCTTTCCATGGAGCTGGGGAACATCCTTACGCCTTTTATCTTGTTCGGGGTCTGCGTGCCCCTATTGCACCGCTGGTTTTCCTATCTGGAACAGATGCAGGAGGAACTGCAGCGGGAGCGGGCGCTCAAAGCGCGCCTGGAGCAGCGGGAACAGTTAGCCAGGGAGCTGCATGACGGGATTGCCCAATCTTTGTTTCTGCTGTCGGTGAAGGTTGACCGGGCTGAACGGCAGCAGGCGGAGGCCGGACAAGCTTATGATTGGCACGAGCTGCGCAAGACGATCCACGAGGTGAACCGCTATGTCAGGGAGGCGATTTCCGATTTGCGCGTTCCCCCGGACTCCCGGCTCTCCGAAAGCGGAACCGCCGATTTTCCGGGGCTGATCCGGCAGATGGCGGAGGAGCGGCAGCTGGGGCTGAGTATGGATTGGCGGTTAAATGAAAAAGATTGGTCCCCCAGGACGCGAATGGAGCTGCTGGCATGTATCCGGGAGGCGATCGTCAACGCGGGCAAACATGGCGGGGTTCAGGAAGTTTGCGTGACCGGGACGGGCGATGCCCGGCGGTTTCGAGTGTCCGTCATGGATGAAGGAACCGGTTTTCAAGCGGATAAACCGCAAGCCAAAGGAAGGTACGGACTGCAAATTATTAGGGAACGGGCGGAAGCTATGGGGTGGACGCTGCAGGTGACATCCCGGCCGGGAAAAACGACGGTTGAAATAGCGGGAGGAGACGGTTTGGATGAAGGTACGCGTACTGGTCGTCGATGA